The Ahaetulla prasina isolate Xishuangbanna chromosome 4, ASM2864084v1, whole genome shotgun sequence genome has a window encoding:
- the HHATL gene encoding protein-cysteine N-palmitoyltransferase HHAT-like protein — MGIKAALSIYELGLYALIVSCAIAYSGLEIFESSRDSMNRKAFRENIKPGWHYFGRKMDVADFEWAMWFTSFRNFILFALSGHVLFAKFCSLLAPQHRSVMYMTYGILTVLGTMGSSYLMVILAHCLVLYTVGLAKQKWLCFISGLCSLASFKLEPFNSWQNGFVSGTFDLQDILFYGGTGFSIMRCMSFALENCERKEGNYSIFALMKYNFYLPFFFFGPIMTFDQFHVQAHHSQLQRKDREMWHILLHAVVHLMAIVAVDVFFHFFYILTIPSDLKFMNRLSDWALAGLAYSNLVYDWVKAAVMFGVINTIARLDHLDPPQPPKCITMLYVFAETHFDRGINDWLCKYVYDYIGKDHDNIFKELMATISTFAITTLWLGPCEIVYIWSICNCFGLNFELWVQQFFQLKLFAEKEANMSEANSRRIRSIFGAANFWAIVFYNILALNSLEFALLVAKRIFLTGFPLSTFSIWFITYCGVQLIKERERILAIRDEEKDKEKPE, encoded by the exons ATGGGGATTAAGGCGGCTTTGTCCATTTATGAGTTGGGGCTTTATGCTCTGATTGTGTCCTGTGCCATCGCTTACAGCGGGCTGGAGATTTTTGAGAGCTCGCGAG atagCATGAATCGAAAAGCCTTCCGAGAAAACATAAAACCAGGATGGCATTATTTCGGCAGGAAAATG GATGTGGCCGACTTTGAGTGGGCCATGTGGTTCACGTCCTTCCGGAACTTCATCCTTTTTGCTCTTTCAGGGCACGTCCTCTTTGCCAAGTTCTGCTCCCTGCTAGCTCCTCAG CACAGGTCGGTCATGTACATGACTTACGGTATCTTGACTGTGCTGGGCACCATGGGAAGCAGCTACCTGATGGTTATCCTGGCCCATTGCTTGGTGCTGTACACCGTGGGCCTGGCTAAACAGAAATGGCTGTGTTTTATCTCTGGCCTCTGCAGCCTGGCATCGTTCAAGCTCGAACCCTTCAACTCTTGGCAG AACGGCTTCGTCTCAGGAACCTTTGATCTCCAAGATATTCTCTTCTACGGGGGGACCGGATTCAGTATCATGCGCTGCATGAGCTTCGCCCTGGAGAACTGTGAGAGGAAAGAGGGAAATTATTCCATCTTCGCCCTGATGAAATACAATTTctacctccctttcttcttcttcggaCCCATCATGACTTTTGACCAATTTCATGTCCAG GCACACCACAGCCAACTGCAGCGTAAAGATCGCGAGATGTGGCACATCCTCCTCCATGCTGTTGTCCATCTCATGGCCATTGTCGCTGTGGATGTTTTCTTCCACTTCTTCTACATCCTGACCATTCCTTCAGACCTGAAGTTTATGAACCGTCTCTCTGACTGGGCTCTGG CTGGCCTGGCCTACTCCAACTTGGTATACGATTGGGTGAAAGCTGCCGTGATGTTTGGGGTCATCAACACCATCGCCAGGTTGGATCATCTGGACCCACCGCAGCCCCCCAAGTGCATCACAATGCTCTACGTCTTTGCGGAAAC GCACTTTGACAGAGGGATTAACGACTGGCTGTGCAA ATACGTCTACGATTACATTGGGAAGGATCATGATAACATCTTCAAGGAGCTCATGGCCACCATCTCCACATTTGCCATCACAACCCTCTGGCTGGGGCCCTGTGAAATTGTCTACATTTGGTCCATCTGCAACTGCTTCGGCCTCAATTTTGAGTTGTGGGTGCAACAGTTCTTCCAGTTGAAGCTGTTTGCAGAGAAAGAG GCCAACATGTCTGAGGCAAATTCTCGCCGAATCAGGAGCATCTTTGGGGCAGCCAATTTCTGGGCAATTGTCTTCTACAACATCCTTGCCCTCAATAGTCTGGAGTTTGCCCTTCTTGTTGCCAAGAGGATCTTCCTAACTG GTTTTCCTCTTAGCACCTTCTCCATCTGGTTCATCACCTACTGCGGTGtgcaactgatcaaagaaagggaACGGATCCTGGCTATCAGAGATgaggagaaagacaaagaaaagccagaataa